The Deinococcus metalli genome includes the window CTGAATGGGCAGACGGGTGGCCTGAGAGACAGGTGCAGTAGTCTTCCGCGGTGCCATGTCTCATTGTGGCATCCCGCTTTTTGTCCTCAGGCTCTAAGGACGGTGACCGGCCACGCTGCCCGGCTCGCCCATCACTTACCAGGCATGACGGCGGCTAGGCGCCAGTGGGCACCGGCTGTGGCGGGCTATCAAGGAACGCAACGCCGTCCTGCACGCCCTACTTCAGAAACGCCGCAAGACCGACACGCCCCAACCGTTCTTCGACCGGCCGCTATAGAACACGATCTGCCTGTGGTACTTACAGCGACACGCTTCGGGCCCCTTGTGCACCCCTCAGGAACTTGCCGTGCTCAACCCAGTCGGCTCGACGGCACGTTGCACCACACTGGTCGAACCCTTGCATGCCCCCTACCGCTGCAGGACCGGCCACAGAGGGTGTCCCAGCCAGGGCACAGGGATTCCTTGCCCTGCGTACCGGGATGACAACTCTCCATGACCCTGGCCGGTCGACCGTTTCCGCCCGTTGCTATCGTCACCACCGACGGATTGCCTTCACGATGTAAAGGACACCGTCAAACACGCGGCGGGGCGTGATGGTCCGCCTGCCTCTGCACAGCTCCCCTGCTCACCACCGTGCAGGTCCCCGGTGTTGGATGATCGTTGTCCCCGCTGCCTGCCGTCGCCCTAGACACCGCTCATCCCTTCAGGCCCCCAGAGATGGACGAGCCCTCCACGAAGTGCCGCTGGAACACGAAGAACAGGATCACGACGGGCAGCATCACCATCAGCGCGGCCGCCATCAGGTACTGCCACTGCACCACGGTGGCCGTCCGGAAGAACTGCAGCCCGATCTGCAGGGTGTACAGCCGCTCGTCGTTGAGGTACAGAAGCGGCCCCACGTAGCTGTCCCACGCGCCCTCGAAGGTGAAGATCGCGACCGTGGCGAGCGCCGGTGTGGAGAGCGGCATGATGACCCGCCACCAGATCCACAGTTCGCCCGCGCCGTCGACGCGCGCGGCCTCGGACAGCTCTTCGGGGATGCTCATGAAGAACTGGCGCAACAGGAAGGTGAAGAACGCCCCGGCGAAGAAGCTCGGCACCACCAGCGGCAGGTAGCCGCCGACCCAGTGCAGCTTGGAGAACAGGATGTACTGGGGAATCAGGGTGACCATTCCGGGGATCATCATGGTGGCGAGCAGCACGCTGAACAGCACATTCCGTCCTGGAAAGCGCAGTTTGGCGAAGCCGTAGGCCGCCAGCGACGACGACAGCACGGTGCCGAAGACGACCGCCGCCGCGTACAGCGTGGTGTTCAGGGCGTAGCGCGCGAACGGCGCAAGCTTCCACGCCTCCGAGAAGTTCGCCCAGCGCAGCGGATTCGGAATCCACACCGGGGGGTTGGCGTACACCTGGGTGTCGACCTTCAGGGACGTCGAGAGCATCCACAGGGCCGGGAACAGGATGGCGGCGCTGATCGCGCACAGCGCGGCGAAGGCGATCACCTTCCAGAGCGTGCTCACGGCCCGGGCGGTGGGGCGGCTGAGAACAGTGGCGGGCGGCTGCGCCTGCACCTCGGGCTTCGCGGTCATCGGACTTCTCCCTCGTAGTAGACCCAGCGCCGTGACACGTAGAACTGCAGCGCGGTGATGATCAGGATGATCACCAGCAGAATCCACGCCATGGCGCTGGCGTAGCCCATCTGGTAATCCGTGAAGGCCTTCTGCCACATGTACAGGCCGTAGAACAGCGTCGAATACGACGGCCCGCCCTTGCCGCCCTCGGACACGATCAGCGCGGATTCCCAGAACTGGAACGCAGCCGAGATGCCGGTGATCAGCTTGAAGAAGATGGTGGGCGACATCATCGGGACGGTGATGCTCAGGAACTGGCGCAGGGGCGACGCGCCGTCGAGGTTGGCGGCCTCGTACAGGTGGCGCGGCACGCCCTGCAGGCCGGCG containing:
- a CDS encoding carbohydrate ABC transporter permease — protein: MTAKPEVQAQPPATVLSRPTARAVSTLWKVIAFAALCAISAAILFPALWMLSTSLKVDTQVYANPPVWIPNPLRWANFSEAWKLAPFARYALNTTLYAAAVVFGTVLSSSLAAYGFAKLRFPGRNVLFSVLLATMMIPGMVTLIPQYILFSKLHWVGGYLPLVVPSFFAGAFFTFLLRQFFMSIPEELSEAARVDGAGELWIWWRVIMPLSTPALATVAIFTFEGAWDSYVGPLLYLNDERLYTLQIGLQFFRTATVVQWQYLMAAALMVMLPVVILFFVFQRHFVEGSSISGGLKG